Sequence from the Rutidosis leptorrhynchoides isolate AG116_Rl617_1_P2 chromosome 3, CSIRO_AGI_Rlap_v1, whole genome shotgun sequence genome:
TACGTGAATACGTGATAAAGAAGGTGGGTTTTGGAACGTTTGAATTGCATATATTTGGTCTAAATGAGGGCAAAGTCAATATAAAAGGTGAGGGAGAAAACGAAAAGAATAAAAGTACCCTTGTGTATGTGATGCACATGCAAAAAAGATAACGGGAATTTTTAACTAGAGTTAGCCAGAGAGACCATCGATGAAACAAGTACAAATCATAGGGAGCATCTGAGTCAAAGAAAAGCATACGGACCACAGGTGAAATCTGATACAAAACACAGGCCGGAACCATCCTCTTAATTATGTCAATGCATTTTGACCAGTTTTGAATATTTAATAAGTGAGGCCAAAATTAAGGCGGCCCACTTAACTTCCAAGTCCATGCACTCATGCTCGTTTCTTAAACCTAGCTTCCTCAACATTCTGTAATATTGTGCTGCATGCTTTGAATACAAAACCAGAAAAACCCTAAAACGATTTTATCTGATTTCTTAACGCTTATTAGTCGGTCAGtcacgcaaaaaaaaaaaataaaaaaaaaaatcaatggcAGTCGATATACCTTTGGTTATACAAAACGAAATCTTATGCAGGCTTCCCATTAAATCATTAATTCGATTTACATCAGTCTCAAAACAATGGAAATCTTTTATTCATAGCTCTGAATTCAATTTTAATTTCATGGTCCGCCAAGCTCACCGAAAATGTCTTATTACCGCAGTAGATGATGTTGATGTTGAgaatgttgatgttgttgatgatgttgatgttgatgttgatgttgatgttgatgttgatgatgatgatgatgttgatgttgatgttgatgttgatgatgatgatgatgatgatgattatgatgatggcaACGGTGATGGTGATAAAAGAACTTCAGGAAACAGTGTCTCTCTGGTGAAGAAAGATGGCCTGGTTGTTtgatagttgatgatgatgatactttccCCAAACGCAAGGTTTGCTTAACTTATCCTCGATCCTTAAATCAACTTAAAAATACATATTTAGAGTTTCATGGTAGTTCGCTTGGCTTGCTTTGTTTTTCAGCAAATCATATAGATGAAGATGATACTTTTATTCGTTGTGTTATTTGGAATCCTTCAATAAGGAAATCAATAGCAATTGAAACGCCTTATTATCCGAATGTTAAAATTGCTTTTGGAGTTTGCCCTAAATCTCTTGACCCTAAGATAGTCAAAATAAATATGTTTGATGTTCCATATGGTTTATCCTATGACGAACAACGTAGAGTTTGGCGAGTTGAGGTATTTACATTAAACTCAAGGGTGTGGAGAAGTCCATTTGTTAAAATTCCTAGTAAATGGTTCGATATCAATTTCTATGAACAAACTCCTCCACTAGTTATAAATGGGTTTATTTATTGGTTGAGATATGCAAGTATACATTACACAGATAGGAATGCTGATGGCCGTTCTTATATGATTATATCCTTTGATTTGGCAACTGAAGAATTCATGAAAATACATGTTCCTGATGAGTTAGCTCACAGTTCTTTTGATATATTTAAGTTAGGAGAGTCTGTTGCTATATCAGAATCGTCACCACGAGATTGTAAGGTGTGGTTGATGGACCATGTTACAAAATCGTTTACCGAACTCTACAGTATTAAATTACCAGAACCAATGACAAAACTGGGATGTACGGATAATAACCAACTTATAATTATAGATTATCCTAGTGGCGAGCTTGTAGCTTATGATCCTGACTCCAAACACTTAATCAATCTTGGGATTTATGTTGATTGTTTTACAGCCTCTTTTACCTCTTACACAGAATCACTACTTCTACTTGATCAGTCAAATACACTAAATGATGATGAAGGTCTCTAGATGACGAAGAAGGTGGTGATGCACACATTGCAAGATTTGGAGATCACAATTCACAAGAATTGAAATCTGTAGCTTTGGAGTATTAATGCAATGTCATCATTTTGAATTAAAGATTTACATGCAATTTATATTCATAATAGTAGTTTTTTGTTACTTTCAAGCTAGATAGATACATTATCAGCGGCGTGAACAGTGTAGATTCATATTCCGGTTTTGGGTTTTGACGAATTAAGTAACATCTATAACAATGATTTTAGTCATTGAGTTTTGTTGCTCTGCTGGTTTTTTACTGCATATATATGCTTATAACAGTTTGAAGAACtgctatatggttatatatatttgAGTCCATTAATGTTCTTCAGTTATTGGTAAATTACTGGAAAAAAAACATGTTATATATAGTGTTAAGAACATTAACACACAAACCATTTAACCATAGATACCAACCAAACGATTCTATCTGTTAGAATCGTTTTATAACTGTTAAATATTttacaaatttgttagacctattTTGTAATTTACATTAAGTCATAGATCTTGCATTTGCACTCTTTTCCCTATAATAATCTACTTTTTGGTCCTTCAAAACCAAATTCAATAAGATAAACAAATACTTGACATAGTGATCCAAAGTAAGAGTGCCAAACTTCATGTGTATAATGTTGCATATTTTAACTGATATAATAGCCAACTTGTTTAGACATGAAAGGTATTGAATCCAATGGGTAGAAAACTTAATACAAGTCAGGGCTGGGCCGCAGGCTTAGCTTTTCGAGTTAATAATAATTGCCTTTCGGAAAAAAGAGAACTTAATACAACTCATATAAATGTGTGGGTTGGAACCCAATAGCAATACCATTGCAGGTGGAGACAGAACTTCAGCACATTGTCTCCATGTTAGCACTTGAAATAGTAGAGCCACGTACGGGGGCCCACTGTCACGAATTCAAAGGTGTAACCGCATGATGAACTTTTCTGGTTTGTAAACTTGAAATATATATTGCTGCGTTTGATACAGTTTTCAGGTGAAttcctcattattattatttttgcatatattcacatgaaaatatatcctacatagta
This genomic interval carries:
- the LOC139901612 gene encoding putative F-box protein At1g32420, whose translation is MAVDIPLVIQNEILCRLPIKSLIRFTSVSKQWKSFIHSSEFNFNFMVRQAHRKCLITAVDDVDVENVDVVDDNFRKQCLSGEERWPGCLIVDDDDTFPKRKVCLTYPRSLNQLKNTYLEFHGSSLGLLCFSANHIDEDDTFIRCVIWNPSIRKSIAIETPYYPNVKIAFGVCPKSLDPKIVKINMFDVPYGLSYDEQRRVWRVEVFTLNSRVWRSPFVKIPSKWFDINFYEQTPPLVINGFIYWLRYASIHYTDRNADGRSYMIISFDLATEEFMKIHVPDELAHSSFDIFKLGESVAISESSPRDCKVWLMDHVTKSFTELYSIKLPEPMTKLGCTDNNQLIIIDYPSGELVAYDPDSKHLINLGIYVDCFTASFTSYTESLLLLDQSNTLNDDEGL